A single genomic interval of Saccharothrix saharensis harbors:
- a CDS encoding NAD(P)(+) transhydrogenase (Re/Si-specific) subunit beta has protein sequence MSPTWVQLAYLVAALCFVLALKGLSTPKYARAGNLLGAAGMALAVVTAYVDGAVHNGPLILVAVVAGVAVGIPAARSVKMTAIPQMVALFNGVGGAAAALVALTEFLAVPHGSVLFQVATVLTVLIGSVSFSGSVVTFLKLQEVMTTRPVLLPAGQFLGIGVAAVSALLALSVVLTGNSALLVLLALAGLALGVLFVLPVGGADVPIAISLLNAFTGLAVAASGYVLANTLLIVSGTLVGASGTILTRLMAQAMGRPLTNILFGAFQTTTATAATEEQRTVRSGTVEDVAILLGYAHSVLVVPGYGLAVAQGQHAARELAQVLEQRGITVHYGIHPVAGRMPGHMNVLLAEADVPYEHLKELDDVNPGIGSVDVVLVVGANDVVNPGARDEPSSPIYGMPIFDVDRAKAVVFMKRSMRPGFAGVDNSLLYNPKTTMLFGDAKESLTKLLAAVKQV, from the coding sequence GTGAGCCCCACCTGGGTCCAGCTCGCGTACCTGGTCGCCGCGCTGTGCTTCGTGCTGGCGCTCAAGGGCCTGAGCACGCCGAAGTACGCCCGCGCGGGCAACCTGCTGGGCGCGGCGGGCATGGCGCTGGCCGTGGTCACCGCCTACGTCGACGGCGCCGTGCACAACGGCCCGCTGATCCTGGTGGCCGTGGTCGCGGGGGTGGCCGTGGGCATCCCGGCCGCGCGGTCGGTGAAGATGACCGCGATCCCGCAGATGGTGGCGCTGTTCAACGGCGTGGGCGGCGCGGCGGCGGCGCTGGTGGCGTTGACCGAGTTCCTGGCCGTGCCGCACGGCTCGGTGCTGTTCCAGGTCGCCACCGTGCTCACCGTGCTGATCGGCTCGGTCAGCTTCTCCGGCAGCGTGGTCACGTTCCTCAAGCTCCAGGAGGTCATGACCACCCGGCCCGTGCTGCTGCCCGCGGGCCAGTTCCTCGGCATCGGCGTGGCCGCGGTGAGCGCGCTGCTCGCGCTGTCGGTCGTGCTGACCGGGAACAGCGCGCTGCTGGTGCTGCTGGCGCTGGCGGGTCTCGCGCTGGGCGTGCTGTTCGTGCTGCCGGTGGGCGGCGCGGACGTGCCGATCGCGATCTCGCTGCTCAACGCGTTCACCGGCCTGGCCGTCGCCGCGTCCGGCTACGTGCTGGCCAACACCCTGCTGATCGTCTCCGGCACGCTCGTCGGCGCGTCCGGCACGATCCTGACCCGGCTGATGGCCCAGGCCATGGGTCGGCCGCTGACCAACATCCTGTTCGGCGCGTTCCAGACGACCACGGCGACCGCGGCCACCGAGGAGCAGCGCACCGTCCGCTCCGGCACCGTCGAGGACGTGGCGATCCTGCTCGGCTACGCCCACTCCGTGCTGGTGGTACCCGGCTACGGCCTCGCCGTGGCGCAGGGCCAGCACGCGGCACGGGAACTGGCTCAGGTGCTGGAGCAGCGCGGCATCACCGTCCACTACGGCATCCACCCCGTCGCGGGCCGGATGCCGGGCCACATGAACGTGCTGCTCGCCGAAGCGGACGTGCCGTACGAGCACCTCAAGGAGCTCGACGACGTCAACCCCGGCATCGGCAGCGTCGACGTGGTGCTGGTGGTCGGCGCGAACGACGTGGTCAACCCGGGCGCGCGGGACGAGCCGAGCAGCCCGATCTACGGCATGCCGATCTTCGACGTGGACCGGGCCAAGGCCGTGGTGTTCATGAAGCGCTCGATGCGGCCGGGCTTCGCGGGCGTGGACAACAGCCTGCTCTACAACCCGAAGACCACCATGCTGTTCGGCGACGCCAAGGAGTCGCTGACCAAGCTGCTGGCCGCGGTGAAGCAGGTCTAG
- a CDS encoding NAD(P) transhydrogenase subunit alpha, whose amino-acid sequence MIDLLTIFVLAVFVGFEVVSKVSTILHTPLMSGANAIHGVILVGAILITGRAEHALEVTLGLLAVFLATVNVVGGFVVTDRMLEMFKGHKGGKPVKSATNGHKEVGE is encoded by the coding sequence GTGATCGACCTGTTGACGATCTTCGTGCTGGCCGTGTTCGTCGGCTTCGAGGTCGTGTCGAAGGTGTCCACGATCCTGCACACGCCGCTGATGTCCGGCGCGAACGCGATCCACGGCGTGATCCTGGTCGGCGCCATCCTCATCACCGGCCGCGCCGAGCACGCGCTGGAGGTCACCCTCGGCCTGCTGGCGGTCTTCCTGGCCACGGTGAACGTGGTCGGCGGCTTCGTGGTCACCGACCGGATGCTGGAGATGTTCAAGGGCCACAAGGGCGGCAAGCCCGTGAAGAGCGCGACCAACGGGCACAAGGAGGTGGGGGAGTGA